The Kozakia baliensis genome includes a region encoding these proteins:
- a CDS encoding S9 family peptidase: MNKHITSPAGFWSSWISPDLVAGRSVSLSDLKTCCDAFYWLESRPSEGGRTVLVGQALPNAPYDLTPAPYDVGTRVHEYGGGAYAVSAHGEIVFSDRREGGVWLRENGEIRRLGGQAESRYADFAFDPAGGGVFCVREQHGEGEPKASIVWLSTDGQEHVLLEGADFYAAPRPSPDGASLAFIAWNHPDMPWDATTLFLAKIKRNSGVPVLSAMRVLAGAETPCSVIEPVWETNGSLLANSDAHIGWRPIRFRPENAFRPEPLPDPGVEIGLPAWAFGQCTLQPLENGRLLALGIRNGLNETLLFEGGAWRKLELGAPVNVPQAYGESFAWIDAPSDASPAIATGSSGEEIVRHRRAIEFPPGIGANDCAVPEALDFETADGSTADALFYRPVNAHHALQPGEKPPLVVMAHGGPTGRANPAFSFKVQWWTTRGFSVLDVNYRGSTGFGRAYRQALDGQWGVADVEDCICAVRAVLARGLADPKRCVIRGSSAGGLTVLQSLAQSDLFAAGTSLYGVTDLRALAHDTHKFESRYLDRLIGPYPQDEALYLQRSPITHADRIIAPVLFLHGSEDKVVPLSQAEEMVQKLRANGQNPELHVYQGEGHGFRQEATLADSFERELRFYQKVFSTASE, translated from the coding sequence ATGAACAAACACATAACATCCCCTGCCGGTTTTTGGTCCTCTTGGATTAGTCCCGATTTGGTCGCTGGGCGCAGCGTGTCGCTTTCCGATCTCAAAACATGCTGCGATGCATTCTATTGGCTGGAAAGCCGCCCGAGCGAAGGCGGCCGCACGGTGCTGGTCGGGCAAGCGCTTCCCAATGCGCCTTACGATTTAACGCCCGCCCCTTATGATGTCGGGACACGCGTTCACGAATACGGGGGTGGTGCTTATGCCGTCTCGGCACATGGCGAGATCGTGTTCAGCGACCGGCGCGAAGGCGGCGTCTGGCTTCGAGAAAACGGCGAAATTCGCCGCCTAGGTGGCCAAGCGGAAAGCCGATATGCCGATTTCGCGTTCGATCCGGCAGGCGGCGGCGTGTTTTGCGTGCGCGAACAGCATGGCGAGGGCGAACCTAAAGCCAGTATCGTCTGGCTCTCCACAGATGGCCAGGAACATGTTCTGCTCGAAGGCGCGGATTTTTATGCCGCGCCGCGCCCTTCTCCCGATGGCGCTTCGTTGGCGTTCATTGCCTGGAACCATCCCGATATGCCCTGGGATGCCACTACGCTGTTCCTGGCCAAGATAAAGCGCAATTCTGGGGTTCCCGTTCTCAGCGCTATGCGCGTGCTGGCAGGGGCGGAAACGCCTTGTAGCGTGATCGAACCGGTTTGGGAAACGAATGGTAGTTTGCTGGCCAATTCCGATGCACATATCGGTTGGCGTCCGATCCGCTTCCGCCCTGAAAACGCCTTCCGGCCCGAACCCTTGCCCGATCCAGGCGTGGAAATCGGGCTTCCTGCCTGGGCGTTCGGCCAGTGCACGTTGCAGCCTTTGGAAAATGGCCGCCTATTGGCGCTCGGCATTCGAAACGGCCTGAACGAAACGCTCCTGTTCGAAGGGGGCGCTTGGCGGAAATTGGAATTGGGCGCGCCGGTCAACGTGCCTCAAGCCTATGGCGAAAGCTTCGCCTGGATCGATGCACCTTCCGATGCCTCTCCGGCCATCGCCACCGGCAGTTCCGGCGAGGAGATCGTTCGCCATCGTCGTGCGATCGAGTTCCCGCCCGGCATCGGCGCGAACGATTGCGCCGTGCCGGAAGCGCTGGATTTCGAAACGGCGGACGGCAGCACGGCCGACGCTCTATTCTATCGCCCCGTCAACGCTCACCATGCGCTTCAGCCGGGCGAGAAGCCGCCTTTGGTGGTGATGGCGCATGGCGGCCCGACAGGGCGTGCCAATCCGGCATTTTCCTTCAAGGTGCAATGGTGGACTACACGCGGCTTTAGCGTGCTCGACGTCAATTACCGCGGTTCGACGGGGTTCGGGCGCGCCTACCGTCAAGCCTTGGATGGGCAATGGGGTGTAGCGGATGTGGAAGATTGCATCTGCGCCGTCCGCGCCGTGCTGGCGCGTGGGTTGGCCGACCCGAAACGCTGCGTTATCCGTGGCAGCAGCGCGGGCGGCCTGACCGTGCTGCAATCCCTGGCGCAATCGGATTTGTTCGCGGCGGGAACCTCGCTGTACGGCGTGACCGATCTGCGCGCCCTGGCGCATGATACGCATAAATTCGAGTCCCGCTATCTGGACCGCCTGATCGGGCCTTACCCGCAGGACGAAGCGCTTTATCTGCAACGTTCCCCGATCACCCACGCCGATCGTATCATCGCGCCCGTACTGTTTTTGCACGGATCGGAAGATAAGGTCGTTCCGCTTTCCCAGGCGGAGGAGATGGTGCAGAAGCTGCGCGCCAACGGTCAGAACCCTGAACTGCACGTTTATCAGGGTGAAGGACATGGCTTCCGCCAGGAAGCAACGCTGGCCGATAGTTTCGAGCGTGAATTACGCTTTTATCAGAAGGTTTTTTCTACAGCTTCTGAATAA
- a CDS encoding MATE family efflux transporter has protein sequence MRHVVVMAGTGAIGLMAVFAVDLLNFYYISRLKDPNLTAAIGFAGAIGYVQIAVSIGMTIGLGAVIGRLIGARKATRARRLASAFLVVMLAVAAVLGIMTASLATWLLGLLGASGEAQNQAASFLHLVSPALPLVCMGMAQSALLRAVGDARRSMQVTLVGAAVSAMLDPILIFLLHMGLMGAAISTIVSRSVVVLCGYISLRDHYMLERPRLRAIKPATQRIGAVALPAIATNLATPVGSVFVTHFMSRFGLEAISGQATIDRIVPVAFAFVFALTGSVGPIMSQNLGAGRKDRVKEALGASLKLTALCVLLTWAVLALCHGPIIHLFAAKGVAVQIITLFCCWLVASYFFVGLLFVSNTAFNNLGHPLYSTMFNWGRATLGTIPFVWIGAHYGPIGILVGQSLGVVLFGTLAVLTAFRVIQKL, from the coding sequence ATGCGCCATGTGGTGGTCATGGCAGGGACAGGCGCGATCGGCCTAATGGCGGTTTTCGCCGTCGATCTGCTCAATTTCTATTATATCTCGCGCCTTAAAGACCCGAATCTGACTGCCGCGATCGGGTTCGCGGGCGCGATCGGCTATGTTCAGATCGCCGTCTCGATCGGCATGACCATCGGGCTAGGGGCGGTCATCGGGCGGTTGATCGGCGCGCGGAAAGCCACGCGGGCGCGGCGTCTGGCCTCGGCTTTTCTCGTGGTGATGCTGGCGGTGGCGGCGGTGCTCGGCATCATGACCGCTTCACTGGCGACATGGCTCCTGGGCTTGCTCGGCGCGAGCGGCGAGGCGCAAAATCAGGCGGCGAGCTTCCTTCATCTCGTCTCGCCCGCCCTACCTCTGGTCTGCATGGGCATGGCGCAATCGGCCTTGCTGCGGGCCGTGGGCGATGCGCGGCGCTCCATGCAGGTCACGCTCGTGGGCGCTGCGGTTTCGGCGATGCTGGACCCCATTTTAATCTTCCTGCTTCATATGGGGCTGATGGGCGCGGCCATCAGCACGATCGTCTCGCGTTCGGTGGTGGTTCTGTGCGGCTATATCAGCCTGCGCGATCATTACATGCTGGAACGGCCCCGCCTGCGCGCGATCAAACCGGCGACGCAGCGGATCGGCGCGGTGGCCCTTCCCGCCATCGCCACCAATCTCGCAACGCCGGTCGGCAGTGTGTTCGTCACCCATTTCATGTCCCGCTTCGGGCTGGAAGCCATTTCGGGCCAAGCGACGATCGACCGCATCGTGCCCGTCGCGTTCGCGTTCGTATTCGCACTGACAGGCTCCGTTGGCCCGATCATGTCGCAAAATCTCGGAGCCGGACGCAAAGACCGCGTGAAAGAGGCGCTTGGGGCATCGCTGAAGCTAACGGCGCTTTGCGTGTTGCTAACCTGGGCGGTGCTGGCGCTATGCCACGGGCCGATCATCCATCTTTTCGCGGCGAAGGGCGTGGCGGTGCAGATCATCACGCTGTTCTGTTGTTGGCTGGTGGCGAGTTATTTTTTCGTAGGGCTTCTGTTCGTTTCGAACACGGCCTTCAACAATCTAGGCCACCCGCTTTATTCCACCATGTTCAATTGGGGACGCGCCACGCTCGGCACGATCCCCTTCGTCTGGATCGGCGCGCATTACGGGCCGATCGGTATTCTGGTGGGGCAGTCGCTCGGCGTCGTGCTATTCGGCACGCTCGCCGTGCTGACGGCCTTTCGCGTTATTCAGAAGCTGTAG
- the pqqC gene encoding pyrroloquinoline-quinone synthase PqqC, translating into MTVLSADALEARLRQIGAERYHNRHPFHRALHDGKLDRTQVQAWALNRYYYQASIPAKDASLLARLPTAELRREWRRRLEDHDGSEPNTGGVARWLALTDGLGLSRDYVQSLKGMLPATGFAVDAYVHFVRERSILAAIASSLTELFSPTIISERVSGMLRHYDFISQDTLAYFTPRLTQAPRDSDFALAYVREHARTAEQQTEVIGALEFKCAVLWSMLDALQHAYMEGHPPPGVFLGAETPEAFAA; encoded by the coding sequence ATGACGGTTCTATCGGCAGACGCATTGGAAGCACGGCTGCGCCAAATCGGCGCGGAACGGTATCACAACCGCCATCCGTTCCATCGCGCGTTACATGACGGCAAGCTGGACCGCACGCAGGTCCAGGCCTGGGCGTTGAATCGTTATTATTATCAGGCCAGCATTCCCGCCAAGGACGCCAGCCTTCTGGCGCGTCTGCCGACGGCGGAACTCCGACGGGAGTGGCGTCGACGATTGGAAGATCATGACGGCTCGGAACCCAATACAGGCGGCGTGGCGCGTTGGCTGGCTTTGACGGACGGCCTTGGCCTGTCGCGCGATTACGTTCAAAGCCTGAAAGGCATGCTGCCCGCGACGGGTTTTGCCGTGGATGCCTATGTCCACTTCGTGCGCGAGCGCTCCATTCTGGCGGCCATCGCCTCCTCGCTGACGGAATTATTCTCGCCGACCATCATCAGCGAACGTGTTTCGGGCATGTTGCGGCATTACGATTTCATTTCGCAGGATACGCTGGCTTATTTCACGCCGCGCCTGACGCAAGCACCACGCGATTCCGATTTCGCACTGGCTTATGTGCGCGAGCATGCCCGCACGGCGGAACAGCAGACTGAGGTTATCGGCGCGCTCGAATTCAAATGCGCCGTCTTGTGGTCAATGCTCGACGCTTTGCAGCATGCTTATATGGAAGGCCATCCCCCGCCGGGTGTTTTCCTAGGCGCTGAAACGCCGGAAGCTTTCGCGGCGTGA
- the pqqB gene encoding pyrroloquinoline quinone biosynthesis protein PqqB yields MLDVIVLGSAAGGGFPQWNSNAPGCRAAREGLIPARTQTSLAVSADGERWFVLNAAPDLRAQILATPALHARQGLRSTPIQGVVLTNGEIDAITGLLTLRERERFSLYATATTQAQLDANPIFEALNREIVPRRILEPGQPIALPCTDGRFSGLTLTAFDVPGKAPLYAEHLPSQAGETIGLEISDGTHRMVFVPGCAHITPELKERIRNADLLFFEGTLWRDDEMIRANLSPKTGLRMGHVSLTGAGGILEELTETPARKVLIHINNSNPILLPDSPERMAVEQAGWQVGEDDLHIVLGEKT; encoded by the coding sequence ATGCTTGATGTCATCGTTCTAGGCAGCGCCGCTGGCGGCGGCTTCCCGCAATGGAACTCCAACGCGCCCGGCTGCCGCGCCGCACGGGAAGGCCTGATCCCAGCGCGAACGCAAACCTCGCTTGCCGTCAGCGCCGATGGAGAGCGCTGGTTCGTGCTCAACGCCGCGCCCGATCTGCGCGCCCAGATTTTGGCGACGCCCGCCCTGCATGCCCGCCAAGGCCTGCGCTCCACGCCGATCCAGGGCGTTGTCCTGACCAATGGCGAAATCGATGCGATCACCGGATTGTTGACCCTCAGGGAACGTGAACGGTTCTCCCTTTATGCGACCGCCACCACGCAGGCGCAGCTCGACGCCAACCCGATCTTCGAGGCGCTCAACCGGGAGATCGTGCCGCGCCGCATTCTCGAACCGGGCCAGCCGATCGCCTTGCCCTGCACGGATGGTAGATTTTCCGGCCTGACGCTCACGGCTTTCGACGTACCGGGCAAAGCGCCGCTCTATGCCGAACATCTCCCTAGCCAGGCTGGCGAGACGATCGGGCTGGAGATCAGCGACGGCACGCACCGCATGGTGTTCGTGCCGGGATGCGCGCATATCACGCCGGAACTGAAGGAACGCATCCGCAACGCCGATCTGTTATTCTTTGAAGGCACGCTCTGGCGCGACGATGAAATGATCCGCGCCAATCTTAGCCCCAAAACCGGTTTGCGCATGGGCCATGTCTCCCTCACCGGCGCAGGCGGCATCTTGGAAGAACTGACGGAAACGCCTGCACGGAAGGTGCTCATCCATATCAACAACTCCAACCCGATCCTGCTTCCGGACTCGCCGGAGCGCATGGCTGTCGAGCAGGCGGGATGGCAAGTCGGGGAAGACGACCTACATATCGTGCTGGGAGAAAAGACATGA
- a CDS encoding flagellin, with amino-acid sequence MSGAISQFGNNGPSLILKRAVSDLSEQQNAQQLEVTTGVSSDSYAGLGPSRTRALSLQPALTQTQAWSGNVTLAQNRLEGTQNALSQISTMATDFTKTLLTLSGNASSDVTQAAISEARQNLQNLGALLNTKNGDDYVFAGQASTIAPVSGNTDLSQSHLAASIAETVAQSGNSNGAGVLSQTLQMAGQTTPENPFSASLSTSPNEAAKQSASYAIGQNQAVQVGVTATQGQASSETSTGSPIRDLMRNLMVVASLGKVTTGTQNYDQLVQGLISSNNEVTSGLTTMSSTVGVTQNTLKFQSSMLGQMKSSLIAQLSESKSADLATVSTQLTQTKNQLQASYSIIADMKGMNLASYL; translated from the coding sequence ATGAGCGGCGCCATCAGCCAATTCGGTAATAACGGTCCTTCGTTGATTTTGAAGCGCGCTGTTTCCGATTTATCGGAACAGCAAAACGCGCAACAACTCGAAGTAACAACGGGCGTCTCTTCCGACAGTTATGCGGGGCTCGGGCCAAGCCGCACGCGCGCGCTTTCGCTTCAACCGGCTCTGACGCAAACTCAGGCCTGGAGCGGTAACGTCACGCTGGCGCAAAATAGGCTGGAAGGGACGCAAAACGCGCTTTCCCAAATCAGCACCATGGCGACGGACTTCACCAAAACCCTCCTCACCTTGAGTGGGAACGCCTCAAGCGATGTCACGCAAGCCGCTATCAGCGAAGCGCGCCAGAATTTGCAGAATCTTGGGGCACTTCTGAATACGAAAAACGGAGACGATTACGTGTTTGCGGGGCAAGCCAGCACAATCGCCCCAGTGTCAGGAAATACGGATCTGTCTCAAAGCCATCTTGCGGCTTCTATTGCGGAAACGGTCGCGCAAAGCGGCAATTCGAATGGCGCGGGCGTTCTTTCCCAAACCTTGCAGATGGCGGGGCAAACCACGCCTGAAAATCCTTTTTCCGCTTCGCTTTCCACATCGCCAAATGAGGCCGCGAAGCAATCGGCCAGTTATGCGATTGGACAAAATCAAGCGGTTCAAGTCGGCGTTACGGCTACACAAGGCCAAGCCTCGTCCGAAACATCGACGGGTTCGCCGATCCGCGATTTGATGCGCAACCTCATGGTGGTGGCCTCGCTTGGAAAAGTCACGACAGGCACGCAGAATTACGACCAACTGGTCCAGGGGCTGATTTCAAGCAATAATGAAGTGACGAGCGGATTGACGACAATGTCGAGCACGGTTGGCGTAACGCAGAATACTTTGAAATTTCAAAGCAGTATGCTCGGTCAGATGAAGTCCAGCCTCATCGCTCAGCTTTCCGAAAGTAAATCGGCCGATCTGGCGACTGTCTCGACACAATTGACGCAAACCAAAAACCAACTTCAGGCCTCTTATTCGATCATCGCCGATATGAAGGGCATGAATTTGGCCAGCTATCTTTGA
- the pqqE gene encoding pyrroloquinoline quinone biosynthesis protein PqqE, which yields MSLLAELTHRCPLSCPYCSNPVEMERRQAELDTAGWLRVLDEAAELGVLQAHFSGGEPMARSDLVELVQHASRRNLYTNLITSGILLTEDKLRALSDAGLDHIQLSFQDVDPAGAERIGGLRGAQEKKLAAARMIKAEGMPLTLNFVVHRENVARVPEMIELAYEIGAGRVEIAHTQYYGWGLLNRDLLMPSQEQLEASTQAVVKAKARFGNALAIDYVTPDYHADQPKPCMGGWGQRFLNVSPSGRVLPCHAAETIPNVHFPTVTKQSLAEIWNDSELFNLFRGTEWMPEPCRSCALKEVDWGGCRCQALALTGDAANTDPVCARSPQHSIVTEAANTARMGELIYRRFSTI from the coding sequence ATGAGCCTGTTGGCAGAGCTGACGCATCGCTGCCCGCTCTCATGCCCTTATTGCTCCAATCCGGTCGAAATGGAGCGCCGGCAGGCGGAACTCGATACGGCAGGCTGGCTGCGTGTGCTTGATGAGGCGGCGGAACTCGGCGTTTTACAAGCGCATTTCTCAGGCGGCGAGCCGATGGCGCGGTCGGATCTGGTCGAACTGGTCCAACATGCGAGCAGACGCAACCTTTACACCAACCTTATCACATCCGGCATCTTGCTGACCGAGGACAAACTCCGCGCGTTGAGCGATGCCGGGTTGGACCATATCCAGCTTTCCTTTCAGGACGTGGACCCGGCAGGCGCGGAGCGGATTGGCGGTTTGCGCGGCGCACAAGAGAAAAAACTTGCCGCAGCGCGCATGATCAAAGCCGAAGGCATGCCGCTGACATTGAATTTCGTGGTTCATCGGGAAAACGTCGCCCGCGTTCCCGAGATGATCGAGCTTGCCTATGAAATCGGGGCGGGGCGCGTGGAAATCGCGCATACGCAATATTATGGCTGGGGACTTCTCAACCGCGATTTATTGATGCCGTCACAAGAACAGCTTGAAGCTTCCACGCAAGCTGTCGTGAAAGCGAAGGCCCGGTTCGGCAACGCATTGGCCATCGATTACGTCACGCCCGATTATCATGCCGATCAGCCCAAACCGTGCATGGGCGGTTGGGGCCAGCGCTTTTTGAATGTTTCGCCATCCGGCCGGGTGCTGCCCTGTCATGCGGCGGAAACCATTCCAAATGTGCATTTTCCGACCGTCACGAAACAAAGCTTGGCGGAAATTTGGAACGATTCTGAATTGTTCAATCTTTTCCGTGGTACGGAATGGATGCCGGAACCTTGCCGCTCCTGCGCGCTGAAGGAAGTCGATTGGGGCGGATGTCGCTGCCAAGCACTAGCCTTGACGGGGGACGCCGCCAATACCGACCCGGTCTGCGCCCGGTCGCCTCAACATTCTATCGTAACGGAAGCGGCCAACACGGCGCGGATGGGCGAACTGATCTATCGGCGTTTCAGCACGATTTAA
- the flgE gene encoding flagellar hook protein FlgE — MSIFGSVTTAVSGLNAQSKAFSNLSNNIANSQTTGYKASDTAFQDFVTNDQNYTNDASGNDSVAAHTVQRNDVQGTVTQSTNDLALAISGNGFFNVQEVASNANSVTPSFNTQQYYTRNGDFSRNAQGYLVNTSGAFLDGYQVGADGAMSTKLAPIQIKDVAFQPTQSSMLSVSGAIGSTTQAGASSVTQGTAYDASGKAQTVRLNWQQDSQDSLQWTVSADGSDKSTTVSFSNDGALASVGGISTIGATGKFTYDGKPQNMTVDLGTIGGNGGVSLTTGSTPVTGSATMNSDSVTSGNFQGLAMRSDGSVMASFDNGQSQLVAKIPIATFANVNGLSPQDGQNYIATSASGSATQNSVGTGGAGALDTGSVESSTTDLTSDLSQLIVAQQAYGANTKVVTTANQLMQTTIAMIQ; from the coding sequence ATGTCTATTTTCGGATCGGTGACGACGGCGGTGAGCGGCTTGAATGCTCAGTCGAAAGCCTTCAGCAATTTGAGCAACAATATCGCCAATAGCCAGACCACCGGCTACAAGGCCAGCGATACCGCTTTTCAGGATTTCGTCACGAACGATCAGAACTATACCAACGATGCGAGTGGGAACGACAGCGTCGCCGCTCACACCGTGCAGCGCAACGATGTGCAAGGCACGGTAACGCAAAGCACGAACGACCTTGCCCTGGCGATTTCGGGCAATGGTTTTTTCAACGTGCAGGAAGTTGCGAGCAACGCCAATAGCGTAACGCCTTCCTTCAATACCCAGCAATATTATACGCGAAACGGCGATTTTTCGCGTAACGCGCAGGGTTATCTCGTCAATACTTCTGGCGCTTTTCTCGACGGCTATCAGGTTGGCGCCGATGGCGCCATGTCCACGAAATTAGCGCCGATTCAAATTAAGGATGTCGCCTTCCAGCCGACGCAAAGCAGTATGCTTTCCGTTTCCGGCGCGATCGGCAGCACAACACAGGCGGGCGCTTCCTCCGTCACGCAAGGCACGGCTTACGACGCCAGCGGGAAAGCGCAGACCGTCAGATTGAATTGGCAACAGGACAGCCAAGATTCTTTGCAATGGACAGTCAGTGCGGACGGTTCGGATAAATCCACGACGGTTAGCTTCTCTAACGATGGCGCATTGGCTTCCGTGGGCGGCATCAGCACAATAGGGGCTACCGGTAAGTTCACTTACGATGGCAAACCCCAAAACATGACGGTCGATCTTGGCACGATTGGCGGGAATGGCGGCGTCAGTTTGACCACAGGAAGCACGCCTGTAACCGGTAGCGCCACCATGAATTCGGATAGCGTGACATCCGGCAATTTCCAGGGACTTGCCATGCGTTCCGATGGGTCGGTCATGGCGAGTTTCGATAACGGGCAATCGCAGTTGGTTGCAAAAATTCCCATTGCGACTTTTGCGAACGTCAACGGCCTCTCACCCCAGGATGGCCAAAACTATATCGCGACCTCGGCTTCGGGCAGTGCAACGCAAAATTCCGTTGGAACGGGAGGAGCAGGCGCGCTCGATACCGGTTCGGTCGAGAGTTCGACGACCGATCTGACCAGCGACCTTTCTCAATTGATCGTGGCGCAACAAGCCTATGGCGCAAATACGAAAGTGGTCACGACGGCGAACCAGCTTATGCAAACCACCATTGCCATGATTCAGTAA
- the pqqD gene encoding pyrroloquinoline quinone biosynthesis peptide chaperone PqqD → MSIDLAFVPRFARGHRLQHDKVRDVWLIQAPEKAFIADPIAAAVLRLVDGQRPVEAIIEALAQAYQAPRETISHDVVDLLGTLQEQRVLAS, encoded by the coding sequence GTGAGTATCGACCTAGCCTTCGTGCCGCGTTTCGCGCGCGGCCATCGCCTTCAGCACGACAAGGTGCGGGATGTTTGGCTGATTCAAGCGCCTGAAAAGGCGTTTATCGCCGATCCGATCGCGGCGGCCGTTTTGCGTCTTGTGGATGGGCAACGCCCTGTTGAGGCGATTATCGAGGCCCTCGCGCAGGCATATCAGGCACCGAGGGAAACAATTTCCCACGATGTCGTGGATTTATTGGGGACGTTGCAGGAGCAACGCGTTTTAGCCTCGTGA
- a CDS encoding DedA family protein, giving the protein MSRLFCIGRSRIETLLNFLEHLLKEYGYGIVGVVVMLESMGLPLPAESLIIGASLYAASTHHIEIRWVVLAAVTGAIMGDNLGYLIGRSIGYRVLQKHGGKVGLTPERLTLGRFLFKRHGGLVVFIGRFVAVLRVFVALLAGANHMPWRSFLWHNALGGFFWAGGYSVATYYLGKEILRLSGPLALGVGTIVVITLGVALIFLKRNEKRLTEEALQEAEAEDKGQKKKD; this is encoded by the coding sequence TTGTCGCGCCTGTTTTGTATTGGCCGCTCAAGGATCGAAACCCTGCTGAATTTTCTGGAGCATCTGCTCAAAGAATATGGATATGGCATCGTCGGCGTCGTGGTGATGTTGGAAAGCATGGGGCTGCCACTCCCGGCGGAAAGCCTCATCATCGGAGCGTCTCTCTACGCGGCCAGCACACATCATATCGAAATCCGCTGGGTCGTCCTGGCGGCCGTCACCGGCGCAATCATGGGAGATAATCTCGGTTATCTGATCGGGCGCTCCATCGGTTATCGCGTTCTTCAAAAACACGGCGGCAAGGTGGGACTGACGCCAGAGCGTCTGACGCTGGGGCGCTTCCTGTTCAAACGCCATGGCGGTCTGGTCGTCTTTATCGGGCGGTTCGTCGCCGTACTGCGCGTTTTCGTCGCTTTGCTGGCTGGAGCGAACCATATGCCGTGGCGTTCGTTTCTTTGGCACAATGCTCTCGGCGGCTTCTTTTGGGCGGGCGGCTATTCGGTCGCGACCTACTATCTCGGCAAAGAAATATTGCGCCTTTCCGGCCCTCTGGCGCTCGGCGTGGGCACGATCGTGGTCATTACGCTCGGCGTTGCCCTCATCTTTCTCAAGCGAAACGAAAAACGCCTGACGGAAGAGGCGCTTCAGGAAGCCGAGGCGGAGGATAAAGGCCAGAAGAAAAAGGATTGA
- the flgK gene encoding flagellar hook-associated protein FlgK encodes MSLSASLSIATSGLNVTQYALSVASQNVANAGTSGYVAETANVRSRDTNGVGSGVSAGPTTLAGNEALQNAVWTQNATTSALSAQNSALSAITSLQGSTSADSGSSGTLSDQLGNVQSALVSLTSMPGNSAAQTTVVANAGNLATTIHNLASGYQTQRQNAQDAVVSSVSSINTNLTTIGALSTQIMKLQVQGLSTADLENQRNTAVSDLSGQLSIKTQISANGDMMVRTSGGLVLPTHNTADQVSDAWPLQTSEATVTAANAYPGTDSSNSLPGITLGNHDVTSQMQGGTLGGNIALRDSILPKMQAQLDSFSYSLATRFQAQGMDLFAGSGGKIPPSSANRTTPNGIVGFAQDIQVNSTISANPAQLVGNAKADTTIVRNVLNNGFGATDPANQSNNGLGINGNLSISYDGSQGLVALATSLTSDQANIANSVSSNLSVAQTTQTSLGSKLSSATGVSVDNEMSNIVALQNAYTANAKVVSAVRSMFQALLDAV; translated from the coding sequence ATGAGCCTATCGGCTTCTCTTTCCATCGCGACAAGCGGCCTGAACGTCACGCAGTACGCCTTGTCCGTCGCCTCTCAAAACGTGGCGAATGCCGGAACGAGCGGGTATGTGGCCGAAACCGCGAATGTGCGTTCCAGAGATACGAATGGGGTCGGCAGCGGAGTTTCAGCAGGGCCGACCACGCTCGCCGGCAATGAAGCGCTGCAAAACGCGGTATGGACGCAAAATGCCACCACATCCGCCTTATCCGCGCAGAATAGCGCTCTTTCCGCCATTACCAGCCTTCAAGGCTCGACGAGCGCCGATTCCGGCAGCAGCGGAACGTTGTCGGACCAGTTAGGGAATGTGCAATCGGCTCTCGTCTCGCTCACCAGCATGCCGGGAAACAGTGCCGCGCAAACAACTGTCGTCGCTAATGCTGGGAACCTCGCAACGACGATCCATAATCTGGCCTCGGGTTATCAGACGCAACGGCAGAACGCTCAAGATGCAGTTGTCAGTTCCGTATCGTCGATCAACACGAATCTGACCACGATCGGCGCGCTTTCAACGCAAATCATGAAGCTTCAAGTGCAGGGACTCAGCACGGCGGATCTGGAAAATCAGAGAAACACGGCCGTCTCCGATCTATCCGGTCAGTTGTCGATCAAAACGCAGATATCCGCCAATGGCGATATGATGGTGCGTACAAGCGGCGGTTTGGTTCTTCCGACCCACAACACGGCCGATCAAGTTTCCGACGCTTGGCCGCTGCAAACGTCCGAAGCGACCGTAACGGCTGCGAATGCTTATCCCGGCACCGATAGCAGTAATTCTCTCCCCGGCATCACGCTCGGAAATCATGATGTGACGAGCCAAATGCAGGGCGGTACATTAGGCGGGAATATTGCCCTGCGCGATAGCATCTTGCCGAAAATGCAGGCGCAACTGGATAGCTTTTCTTATAGTCTTGCGACGCGATTTCAGGCACAGGGCATGGATTTGTTTGCCGGAAGCGGCGGAAAAATACCGCCATCCAGTGCCAATCGCACCACGCCGAATGGAATTGTCGGTTTCGCACAGGATATCCAGGTCAATTCCACGATCTCCGCCAATCCGGCTCAGTTGGTTGGAAATGCGAAAGCGGACACGACGATTGTGCGGAATGTGCTCAATAACGGTTTCGGCGCAACCGATCCCGCCAATCAATCGAACAACGGCCTCGGCATCAATGGCAATCTTTCCATTTCTTATGATGGCAGCCAGGGGCTTGTGGCATTAGCGACGTCCCTCACATCCGATCAAGCCAATATCGCCAATAGCGTTTCAAGCAATCTTTCCGTGGCGCAGACGACCCAGACGAGCCTTGGCAGCAAGCTTTCCAGTGCTACCGGCGTTTCCGTCGATAACGAGATGTCGAACATCGTCGCGTTGCAAAATGCTTATACGGCGAACGCAAAAGTCGTTTCCGCCGTGCGTTCCATGTTCCAGGCATTGCTCGATGCCGTCTGA